In Drosophila santomea strain STO CAGO 1482 chromosome 2L, Prin_Dsan_1.1, whole genome shotgun sequence, a single window of DNA contains:
- the LOC120458388 gene encoding zinc finger protein 879 isoform X1, with protein MKYLVNTTTNLLVMENKCRVCLTDSENMVNIFEEKLDLGISIAHMISKCTGLKIEKKDSFPVAICPPCLEDAHSAFAIMETYERSYQIFREVLDAVLEEDEIIELSDSDEGVLIEEEEEEEVHSEGTMASTYEETAQEEVNSDHPEEVCEDKRHACTQCHMSYQSPRLLELHILRHHRRKRLSPMSSADNNENTEPIIHTSTHTAKGEKRKQASQLAGYPLYKCNLCGKTFPTISNCRRHYKTHTGDRPFQCDICQKSFSEMASVKRHKRIHTGERPFKCHICQSAFTDSSGLHQHRRIHTEEKPYKCDLCEKVFRSQSDARKHMRSHTGEKRHKCSLCERAFTQICGLRRHLALCHEDEA; from the exons ATGAAATATCTAGTAAATACAACCACAAATTTATT GGTAATGGAGAACAAGTGTCGGGTTTGCCTGACAGACTCCGAAAACATGGTAAACATTTTCGAAGAAAAGCTGGATCTTGGAATTTCAATAGCCCATATGATTTCCAAATGCACCGGCCTTAAAATTGAGAAAAAGGACTCATTTCCGGTCGCAATTTGCCCACCTTGTCTGGAGGATGCCCACAGTGCGTTTGCGATCATGGAAACCTACGAACGCAGCTACCAGATCTTCCGGGAAGTGCTGGACGCGGTTCTCGAGGAGGATGAAATCATCGAGCTATCGGACTCCGACGAGGGAGTACTCatcgaagaagaagaagaggaggaggTCCATTCAGAAGGAACTATGGCGTCCACTTATGAAGAGACGGCCCAGGAAGAAGTTAATAGTGATCACCCCGAAGAAGTGTGTGAGGATAAGCGTCACGCCTGCACACAGTGCCACATGTCCTATCAGAGTCCACGCCTCCTAGAGCTGCACATTCTGCGACACCACAGAAGGAAAAGACTTAGTCCAATGTCCTCAGCGGACAACAACGAAAATACCGAACCGATAATACACACCAGCACGCACACCGCCAAAGGAGAGAAGAGGAAGCAAGCCAGCCAGCTCGCAGGATATCCTTTGTACAAGTGCAACCTCTGCGGCAAGACCTTCCCGACCATATCAAACTGTCGCCGCCACTATAAGACCCACACGGGGGATAGGCCCTTCCAATGTGATATTTGCCAGAAGTCATTTTCAGAAATGGCTTCGGTCAAAAGACATAAGAGGATTCACACGGGCGAAAGACCCTTCAAGTGCCACATCTGCCAGTCGGCCTTTACGGATTCATCTGGCTTACACCAACACAGGCGGATTCACACGGAAGAAAAGCCGTACAAGTGCGATCTGTGCGAGAAGGTCTTCAGGTCGCAGTCAGATGCCCGGAAGCACATGAGGAGCCACACTGGAGAAAAGCGACACAAGTGCTCCCTATGCGAGAGGGCTTTTACCCAAATCTGTGGTCTGCGTAGGCACTTGGCACTTTGTCATGAGGACGAGGCCTAA
- the LOC120458388 gene encoding zinc finger protein 879 isoform X2 has protein sequence MENKCRVCLTDSENMVNIFEEKLDLGISIAHMISKCTGLKIEKKDSFPVAICPPCLEDAHSAFAIMETYERSYQIFREVLDAVLEEDEIIELSDSDEGVLIEEEEEEEVHSEGTMASTYEETAQEEVNSDHPEEVCEDKRHACTQCHMSYQSPRLLELHILRHHRRKRLSPMSSADNNENTEPIIHTSTHTAKGEKRKQASQLAGYPLYKCNLCGKTFPTISNCRRHYKTHTGDRPFQCDICQKSFSEMASVKRHKRIHTGERPFKCHICQSAFTDSSGLHQHRRIHTEEKPYKCDLCEKVFRSQSDARKHMRSHTGEKRHKCSLCERAFTQICGLRRHLALCHEDEA, from the coding sequence ATGGAGAACAAGTGTCGGGTTTGCCTGACAGACTCCGAAAACATGGTAAACATTTTCGAAGAAAAGCTGGATCTTGGAATTTCAATAGCCCATATGATTTCCAAATGCACCGGCCTTAAAATTGAGAAAAAGGACTCATTTCCGGTCGCAATTTGCCCACCTTGTCTGGAGGATGCCCACAGTGCGTTTGCGATCATGGAAACCTACGAACGCAGCTACCAGATCTTCCGGGAAGTGCTGGACGCGGTTCTCGAGGAGGATGAAATCATCGAGCTATCGGACTCCGACGAGGGAGTACTCatcgaagaagaagaagaggaggaggTCCATTCAGAAGGAACTATGGCGTCCACTTATGAAGAGACGGCCCAGGAAGAAGTTAATAGTGATCACCCCGAAGAAGTGTGTGAGGATAAGCGTCACGCCTGCACACAGTGCCACATGTCCTATCAGAGTCCACGCCTCCTAGAGCTGCACATTCTGCGACACCACAGAAGGAAAAGACTTAGTCCAATGTCCTCAGCGGACAACAACGAAAATACCGAACCGATAATACACACCAGCACGCACACCGCCAAAGGAGAGAAGAGGAAGCAAGCCAGCCAGCTCGCAGGATATCCTTTGTACAAGTGCAACCTCTGCGGCAAGACCTTCCCGACCATATCAAACTGTCGCCGCCACTATAAGACCCACACGGGGGATAGGCCCTTCCAATGTGATATTTGCCAGAAGTCATTTTCAGAAATGGCTTCGGTCAAAAGACATAAGAGGATTCACACGGGCGAAAGACCCTTCAAGTGCCACATCTGCCAGTCGGCCTTTACGGATTCATCTGGCTTACACCAACACAGGCGGATTCACACGGAAGAAAAGCCGTACAAGTGCGATCTGTGCGAGAAGGTCTTCAGGTCGCAGTCAGATGCCCGGAAGCACATGAGGAGCCACACTGGAGAAAAGCGACACAAGTGCTCCCTATGCGAGAGGGCTTTTACCCAAATCTGTGGTCTGCGTAGGCACTTGGCACTTTGTCATGAGGACGAGGCCTAA
- the LOC120458387 gene encoding zinc finger protein 37-like, with product MKAALKDRCRVCLGVSQKMVNIFERKQEDLRVSIAHMISECTGCDIEEGDTFSELICPPCLEDAHSAFDIIGTYERSYRIFCEAQDAVLEEDFQDGEVYTISDSESGTSHDADGKQKCNYNADEIYEISEDECDRTVDTKPEDSSQQLDKSESKEGGLADKKIEEIPPTSTAASADQLGETDTEKLYSSANDFVGRRNTYKCSYCSKSFPNRSSLEAHNRIHTGERPFKCPNCPLSFRLKSFLDRHAIRYLGERPFKCDICSKSFLDQSNLYHHKKIHSDIRPYVCASCPKAFRFKNHLDCHTRNHMGVRPFKCDYCGRNFATRGNLDCHIRTHTGERPFECSICHSAFLDLSNLTAHIRIHSNERPFKCDNCDKRFLDKYRLAAHKLTHSVERPYKCPDCQSSFLTPTSLYHHRNLHMPKGPFKCEDCGLAFKNISLFRRHVKSHGKVLERNFSSI from the exons ATGAAAGC TGCACTCAAAGACAGATGCCGAGTCTGCCTGGGAGTCAGCCAAAAAATGGTAAACATTTTCGAGAGAAAACAAGAAGACCTGCGTGTTTCGATAGCACACATGATCTCTGAATGCACTGGCTGTGATATTGAAGAAGGGGACACTTTCTCCGAGCTCATTTGTCCACCATGTCTGGAggatgcccatagtgcattCGACATTATTGGAACCTACGAGCGCAGCTACAGGATCTTCTGTGAGGCACAGGATGCGGTTCTTGAGGAGGATTTCCAAGACGGAGAGGTGTACACAATATCGGACAGCGAGAGTGGGACATCGCACGATGCGGATGGGAAACAAAAGTGCAATTACAATGCGGATGAAATCTATGAGATATCAGAAGATGAGTGTGATCGAACCGTTGACACCAAACCGGAAGACTCCAGTCAGCAACTGGATAAAAGTGAATCCAAAGAAGGCGGCTTAGCGGACAAGAAAATAGAGGAAATTCCACCAACTTCAACTGCTGCATCTGCTGATCAACTAGGGGAGACTGACACTGAAAAACTATATTCCAGCGCCAACGATTTTGTTGGCCGTCGGAATACCTACAAGTGCTCCTACTGCAGCAAGTCCTTTCCCAATCGATCCTCCCTCGAGGCGCACAATCGCATCCACACGGGAGAACGACCATTCAAGTGCCCCAACTGCCCGCTGTCCTTCCGACTGAAAAGCTTTCTTGATCGGCACGCCATCCGATATTTGGGAGAACGACCTTTCAAGTGCGACATCTGTTCCAAGTCGTTTCTGGACCAAAGTAACCTGTACCACCACAAGAAGATACACTCCGACATTCGACCCTACGTATGCGCTTCCTGCCCGAAGGCCTTCCGGTTCAAGAACCACCTAGATTGCCACACAAGGAATCATATGGGCGTACGACCGTTTAAGTGTGACTATTGCGGTAGGAACTTCGCGACACGCGGTAATCTTGACTGCCACATAAGGACACACACGGGCGAACGTCCCTTCGAATGCTCCATTTGCCACTCGGCCTTTTTGGATTTATCGAACCTTACTGCACACATACGGATCCATTCGAATGAACGACCTTTCAAATGTGATAACTGCGACAAGCGGTTTCTGGATAAGTATCGCCTGGCGGCACATAAATTAACCCACTCGGTAGAACGACCCTACAAGTGTCCTGACTGCCAGTCCAGTTTTTTAACTCCAACCAGCCTCTACCATCACAGAAATCTACATATGCCAAAAGGACCTTTTAAGTGTGAGGATTGCGGCTTAGCCTTTAAGAATATAAGTCTCTTTCGAAGGCATGTCAAGAGTCACGGCAAGGTGCTAGAAAGAAACTTCTCTTCCATATag
- the LOC120458836 gene encoding uncharacterized protein LOC120458836: protein MTATRVLLIFQLLACLMAIISGCNQKSCYPFIGLNNCDGKGYKEPKLPPRDNACCGPHCVYKAPNSQSTGPCNCQAVNRCLLDTHCGAGQPFTFVCMSDCDLNKKNAERLAAGFARLISFAWAEKKCLGMNTKCGINCCCRENCPKQFCKF from the exons ATGACGGCCACACGAGTTCTGCTGATTTTCCAACTGCTGGCTTGCTTGATGGCCATAATATCGGGCTGCAACCAGAAGTCCTGCTATCCATTCATTGGCCTGAACAACTGCGATGGCAAAGGCTACAAGGAGCCCAAACTTCCGCCTCGGGACAATGCCTGCTGCGGACCCCATTGCGTCTACAAGGCTCCAAATAGTCAAAGTACTGGTCCCTGCAACTGCCAAGCCGTGAATCGTTGCCTCCTGGACACACACTGTGGCGCAGGCCAGCCCTTCACCTTCGTATGTATGTCCGATTGTGatctaaataagaaaaatgcCGAACGCTTGGCAGCTGGATTTGCCC GTCTTATTTCCTTTGCCTGGGCTGAGAAGAAGTGCCTGGGCATGAACACCAAATGCGGCATTAATTGTTGCTGTCGTGAGAATTGTCCTAAgcagttttgtaaattttaa
- the LOC120458513 gene encoding uncharacterized protein LOC120458513, with amino-acid sequence MVAKILLSLLLLVVATELSSAQCPQKLCPVVTNSNPRCKGNLQYQCVCDFTCSEWDKPCNWVLSCKNEIDDINAVRDKKNKLSLLRLPNRNQQECLDININTHKHPNCCNLFCKANVKDVCF; translated from the exons ATGGTTGCCAAAATTCTGCTGAGCCTGCTGCTCCTTGTTGTTGCCACCGAGCTGTCTTCAGCCCAGTGCCCCCAAAAACTCTGCCCAGTGGTCACAAACTCGAATCCTCGGTGCAAGGGAAATCTTCAGTATCAGTGCGTTTGCGATTTCACCTGCTCCGAATGGGATAAGCCCTGCAATTGGGTCCTttcctgcaaaaatgaaatcgACGACATCAATGCCGTTCGCGACAAGAAAAATAAGCTAA GTTTGCTTAGGTTGCCCAACCGAAATCAGCAGGAGTGTTTGGACATCAATATCAACACCCACAAGCATCCCAATTGCTGTAACTTGTTCTGCAAGGCTAATGTTAAGGATGtgtgtttttaa
- the LOC120458687 gene encoding uncharacterized protein LOC120458687, translating into MAMYFYASKISAIACGTRCKQTVLQKSRGQRDRDKCHHGHHGHHHQHHRRHHRRRCRISGNSSSSDSESADDCCLEMGESAADSREGGVGAGGAGLQGVAGGIFSLDPGHLTAETALLGGNIRYRRRHSAEQLSAYDLEMGFQQLELGTTISVGPKNDDLVQYDVPKNPHKRSQCDINFESSVLGSGGIMYINGRIVSGPLDSLIETLLPKNVVDLDKEFVFSFLLSCRLFLRPHELLGRLLDSVPDSECLESLVSLLAEWTMKFPYDYRDERMMSHVKHIVARCSNSHLEAAVSQTLSALLKRLTDLERHEADLRACQTNEKSAPETPLNCPTATQYAQIVCRVEKKLAKHIGGEEFLQCSSMILLDKQKKWDQPSTSGAPPGAQDPKKTCNLETYLDWSARLRLFVCNEILQSVGIEGRSRTVELWSGVAQYCLLVGNYNSATAILESLESPAIARLKITWSKLQVTCQQLDCMQRHAEGHGHLWQKQAIVLNEQQDGLKTDKQPPKDPAAQGAAPAPASFAITTPDSDEKPSTSGRVAGLAVISAATMEAAPVPAASGSNVDVAAAATAATSTAAASTPLATSGKPNDWVVIPVFADIVKLALGERENCLQRLANGHINMAAFDRMAAIVGAFTKHMQAMKAAQAPSSGEYEHFCRHMQQTTKLSEAELMMASFDCEEPNNAEKLMYDLN; encoded by the exons ATGGCGATGTACTTTTATGCCAGCAAGATATCAGCCATCGCCTGCGGAACGCGTTGCAAGCAGACCGTGCTGCAGAAGTCGCGGGGTCAACGCGACCGGGACAAATGCCACCATGGCCATCatggccaccaccaccagcaccaccgacGCCACCATCGTCGGCGGTGCCGCATtagcggcaacagcagcagctccgaCAGCGAGTCTGCGGATGACTGCTGCCTGGAGATGGGCGAATCGGCAGCGGATTCGAGGGAAGGCGGAGTAGGAGCCGGAGGAGCTGGATTACAGGGAGTCGCCGGCGGCATATTCTCCCTGGATCCAGGTCATCTGACGGCAGAGACAGCTCTCCTGGGTGGCAACATTCGCTACAGGCGGCGACATAGCGCCGAGCAGCTGAGTGCCTACGACCTGGAAATGGGGTTTCAGCAATTAGAG CTTGGCACCACAATATCGGTTGGGCCGAAAAACGACGATTTGGTCCAGTACGATGTGCCCAAAAATCCGCACAAACGCAGCCAATGTGATATTAATTTTGAG AGCTCGGTTTTGGGCTCCGGTGGCATTATGTACATAAATGGTAGAATAGTTTCCGGGCCATTGGACTCCCTCATCGAAACTCTACTGCCCAAGAATGTTGTGGACTTAGATAAG GAATTTGTATTCTCGTTTTTATTATCCTGCCGCTTGTTCCTGCGACCCCACGAATTGCTGGGCAGACTGCTGGACTCGGTACCTGATAGCGAATGCTTGGAGTCCCTGGTTTCCCTGCTGGCCGAGTGGACGATGAAATTCCCCTACGACTATCGGGATGAGCGGATGATGAGCCATGTCAAACATATCGTTGCCAG ATGTTCCAATTCGCATTTGGAAGCCGCTGTCTCCCAAACACTGAGTGCCTTACTAAAACGACTGACTGATTTAGAGAGACATGAGGCGGACCTACGAGCCTGCCAGACCAACGAGAAG TCTGCCCCAGAAACTCCACTCAACTGTCCAACGGCCACGCAGTACGCACAAATCGTTTGTCGGGTGGAAAAGAAACTGGCCAAGCACATTGGCGGCGAGGAGTTCCTGCAGTGCAGCAGCATGATCCTCCTCGATAAGCAG AAGAAGTGGGACCAACCATCCACGTCGGGCGCACCGCCAGGAGCCCAGGATCCAAAGAAGACGTGCAACCTGGAAACCTATCTGGATTGGTCGGCACGTCTGCGTCTGTTTGTCTGCAACGAGATCCTGCAG AGCGTCGGAATCGAGGGACGCAGCCGAACCGTGGAACTCTGGAGCGGAGTGGCCCAGTACTGCCTCCTGGTGGGCAACTATAATAGTGCCACGGCCATTTTGGAGTCCCTGGAATCGCCGGCCATTGCGCGGCTTAAAATTACG TGGAGCAAATTGCAAGTGACGTGTCAACAATTGGACTGCATGCAGCGCCACGCCGAGGGCCATGGACATTTATGGCAGAAGCAGGCCATCGTCCTAAATGAGCAGCAGGATGGTCTCAAGACTGATAAGCAGCCGCCCAAGGATCCGGCGGCCCAAGGAGCAGCTCCTGCGCCAGCATCCTTCGCCATCACAACGCCCGACTCGGATGAGAAGCCCTCGACAAGTGGACGAGTGGCTGGCTTAGCAGTCATTTCCG CTGCAACAATGGAAGCCGCTCCAGTTCCTGCGGCAAGCGGCAGCAACGTGgatgttgcagctgcagcaacggcagcaactTCGACGGCGGCAGCATCCACACCATTAGCAACTTCGGGCAAGCCAAATGATTGGGTTGTTATTCCAGTGTTTGCGGATATTGTTAAACTGGCGTTGGGCGAGCGTGAGAACTGTTTGCAGCG CTTAGCAAATGGCCACATCAATATGGCTGCCTTCGATCGAATGGCGGCCATTGTTGGGGCATTCACCAAACACATGCAGGCGATGAAGGCGGCCCAGGCGCCATCTAGCGGGGAGTACGAGCACTTCTGCCGCCACAtgcagcaaacaacaaaacttAGCGAGGCGG AACTAATGATGGCCTCATTCGACTGCGAGGAACCCAATAATGCTGAGAAGCTAATGTACGATTTAAACTAG